The Humulus lupulus chromosome 7, drHumLupu1.1, whole genome shotgun sequence region GACACCCCACATCTTGATTGAAATTAAATATCGGCACCAAGAAACATTTTTGTATCGACTACCAACAAGGAGTCATCGTCTTCTTAAAGGAGCTTCGTCCAACTCCTCATGTGATGAAGGAAACAATTCAATATATCGACTACCAAGAGTCATCCTATCCTTCGCCATTGCTGCTTTAGAATCTTCAGCTGTTGCAAACTCCACAAATGCTTCCCCAGTAGGCCTCCCTTCTGAATTCAAGGTGAAATGAATCGAGTCTTCTATcaacataaaatccttaaaaaactCAATAATATCATCCTTGACAGCAGAAAATGGCAATCCCCTCAGCCTTAATATCCCTGTATGTTCGGCGGTATCCTTCCCTTCATCATAAGATTTAGACCTTGGGATGCTCCGGCGAGGGGAGCCACCACCACGAGAATCTAAAACTTCACTAGCAATTGCCTTGTAATATTCCTGCCTCTTACTTCTGAACACTTCAACATATCTCCTGCCCATGTTCTGCCTATTCCTTTGAAGTGCAAAGTCAACTTGAAGAGGATACCCAAAAACACAAAAAGCTTCTCCTGAGAACTTTCCATTCTTGTGGACAAACAGAACATCAACTATGTCCAGACCATGGAAGAACTCAGCCACATGAACTTCTGTACAATCAAATGGAAGACCACGAAGTTTGACTACTGGGAAAGGTGGAGGTTGTCCTACATAAGCAAAAGGAGTTGGGTTGTACATAAAACTTGGACCAGGGGAAGTCCCATAAAATGAAGAGCCCTGTTCAACTACCCGCTGACGCTTTGCACCCATTTCACGCCCATCCCCACCGTCCGCATATTTACTTTATGTTCCATTAATCATCAATCAACATCAGAAAAACAATGGAAAGCATCAATAAATAGTGCTACTCTAAAGAGATCAATAAAATGGAAATCCTTTACACTGAATTATATCGATACAAGTTGTTCTTTTTTCCATCACTCAAAAAACAAGTGAAGGAATACAAGGTATTCccaaataaacaacaaacttttctagaaatctaatcaatttaaaagATACTTTTAAAAGCAGATGACACTGATactcacataaatttcaaaatagATTATTCAGGCCCCCCTCATATCACTTTAAAACGATTATACATGAACTTAATGATAGCTTTACCTGAAGAAAAGCTTTAATTCTATTGAACATGCGGATGTGGACAAGAAAGCAAGAGGACTAATCATATAAGcaacaaccaccaccaccaccacaaatAACACAGAAGATATTAGAGATGATTCACGGTTTGGTTTGGTTACTAGAAAAGTTGGCTTTGGCCCTAAAGCAAATTTAGATGTTGAAAAACAGATAGATTCTACATCCACTTACTAAAAGTTCATAGAATATTTCATTACTCTTCTTTACTTTTCTCTTTtcataattaaacataaaaatacCTCCCAATTCTCATGGCTATATGCGTTATACTTAGTTCCAAATTATCATTATTACACCACCAATCCAACTGAAACAAAAAGATAATTAAATACCATACCCTCAACAAGATCAGACCCCCCTAAAAAAACCTTGTAAAGGCTCAATATTTAATAGAATACAATATTCCCAATACTTAAATAAAAAAAGGGGAATCAAAATCGATTGTTAGCTAACCCTAAAATCTATTTCAAAAACTTATTAAAAAAAGAGGTTAATACGGAAAAACTTGAaagaaccataaaaaaaaaaagtcagaaATCCAAATCTGGGTACAGTTGACATTGAAGAAtactaagaagaagaaaaaagacaTACCCTCTGTAGAACATTGTAGTTGCTTCAAGTTTCAGAAATGGGTTTGCGAAGAAAGCACCTGAGAGCTCCTTCTCTTCTCTGTGTGCGCGTCTGTGTTCGAAGAAGAAAATTGGTTGAAATTTTTGCTCATTCAAACGACGTAGTTTCTTTATTAAAAGCCCAATTGAGGCCCATCTTTCGAAGTGGCCTCTACGGCTGTGAAGGGTGTATAGATTTATACcacttttcttttttattttgtaggaaaccaCATGTTTCGCCAAGTAAAAATGTTTGGTTTTACATATGATCAAACCATTGTTTCTATAATAAAAAACTATAATATTTGTTCAGGCAGAAAATAGTAGAGATTAAGAGATTAAACATAACTAAAAAGAATTGGCAtttctattatttatatatatatatatatcgaaagAAGAGGAATGTACAAAAATGCACGaaaagttaaaaaatatatatataaaaaatatggtgcattacaaaaatacagaaGGGGCAAAAGTGTAAATATGGAGTGGTAAATTTGTAAATAACAGtggtaaaatacaattttttgtgatcaatgtttacaaacttgtaaatatctcttacaaaattgtaaatatctattacatgtttgtaaataatatttaaaaaaatcaattatagaattgtagatttttttttagataaaacttacaaacaagtttctaactttttttttttaatttttgtaacaatagtttacaaatctagttttacaactaagaaatatattttgtaactaaaatttacaaaaatattttgtagTTAATaaatcataaccaaaatatacataaaaatattatatttttctatattattacaatattgtaccaaaaaattatagGAACCgtcatatttatgctatacaactaaaaaatataaatttaagatattcattgtttataaaacactttattaaatatatatttatatgaaaatgCAGTTACAGAGTGGTGAAATACAAtaattttttaaacaaattttgcatttttgtaacaatagtttacaaaattaatttcacaacCAAAAAGTTTATtcttgtaactaacatttacataaatatttat contains the following coding sequences:
- the LOC133790436 gene encoding uncharacterized protein LOC133790436 isoform X2 — protein: MGAKRQRVVEQGSSFYGTSPGPSFMYNPTPFAYVGQPPPFPVVKLRGLPFDCTEVHVAEFFHGLDIVDVLFVHKNGKFSGEAFCVFGYPLQVDFALQRNRQNMGRRYVEVFRSKRQEYYKAIASEVLDSRGGGSPRRSIPRSKSYDEGKDTAEHTGILRLRGLPFSAVKDDIIEFFKDFMLIEDSIHFTLNSEGRPTGEAFVEFATAEDSKAAMAKDRMTLGSRYIELFPSSHEELDEAPLRRR
- the LOC133790436 gene encoding uncharacterized protein LOC133790436 isoform X1 produces the protein MFYRGKYADGGDGREMGAKRQRVVEQGSSFYGTSPGPSFMYNPTPFAYVGQPPPFPVVKLRGLPFDCTEVHVAEFFHGLDIVDVLFVHKNGKFSGEAFCVFGYPLQVDFALQRNRQNMGRRYVEVFRSKRQEYYKAIASEVLDSRGGGSPRRSIPRSKSYDEGKDTAEHTGILRLRGLPFSAVKDDIIEFFKDFMLIEDSIHFTLNSEGRPTGEAFVEFATAEDSKAAMAKDRMTLGSRYIELFPSSHEELDEAPLRRR